From the Malus domestica chromosome 17, GDT2T_hap1 genome, one window contains:
- the LOC103405517 gene encoding centromere protein C isoform X1, with translation MNDAWNSDPVDPLLGFTGLALFHQSCKAIPDSSTSIPFDFHRDLQAIHSQFNSAASQVKLVDQVKNILSDTSKTLKSGNPQATKQKSEGVPEKASQPNMSLLLPFDINGLEYARNGKENFRGDAALVADQQAIHIRLKPMASQHSPSKPKDQVENIVSGTSEILEPGNRQALKQKNKVVPGKAAESPRQRRPALGLKRARFSMMPDSSQHETSLLPPFDAQKYTDPEELFKELEKYENAKKELEKLKGGAILDAYKHNPSPIKRTRRPSILRKRAKHKHSYPLMDFESGENGSPLNHSTRIKPNENVAWEEMDLAGSLAEEVNVGDFDELLSLSTECLEGDGAVTHVQKCLRMKPIEPEKSDVPELQGIPKGDCLTDIDNLLKGLISSTGVKHRKRAEGSIHFASPKPPKSPFTSILDLHKRILHSSPSSDPFSAHGIDQLPVPNPSSVENRNKQSELVDMREQITVSNALKSPFIEPDSIEVAVIGGSSDVDIKEFSYASKRSVSEDSSKHDARIDFGSSGSHVGLEDNIGGSNMHKRVINDTSHSPGANTDAWDNGDKGDNDGDEIQVENEHEEAVASAEPVLNVADSTLGKAGNTLNDNMHPDADTDNRDNVANDGDETQVEDKHEEAVASEEPELNVADSTLENTSSALNENIQIKENSRPRIKWKSREVSRRKSLAGAGTTWQSGVRRSTRIKTRPLEYWKGERLLYGRIHDSLVTVIGIKYASPEKDNGRGPLKVKSFVSDEYKELVELAALH, from the exons ATGAATGACGCTTGGAACTCCGATCCAGTGGATCCGCTGCTGGGTTTCACAGGCCTCGCCCTCTTCCACCAGAGCTGCAAGGCTATTCCAGACAGTTCAACTTCCATTCCATTTGATTTCCACCGCGACCTCCAAGCCATCCATTCCCAGTTCAACTCCGCG GCCTCACAAGTTAAACTTGTAGATCAGGTAAAAAACATTTTAAGTGATACTTCAAAAACTCTGAAGTCTGGTAATCCACAAGCAACAAAACAGAAAAGTGAAGGTGTTCCTGAAAAGGCTAG TCAACCTAATATGAGTTTGCTACTGCCTTTTGACATCAATGGGCTTGAGT ATGCTAGAAATGGAAAAGAGAATTTCAGGGGTGATGCTGCATTGGTTGCAGATCAGCAAGCTATCCATATCCGACTCAAGCCGATG GCCTCACAACATAGTCCAAGTAAACCTAAAGATCAAGTGGAAAACATTGTAAGTGGTACTTCAGAAATTCTGGAGCCTGGTAATCGACAGGCAttgaaacagaaaaataaagTTGTTCCCGGAAAGGCTGCGGAAAGTCCCCGACAGAGAAGACCAGCCTTGGGTCTTAAACGTGCTCGGTTTTCTATGATGCCTGATTCCAG TCAACATGAAACGAGCTTGCTACCACCTTTTGATGCCCAAAAATATACAGACCCAGAAGAATTGTTCAAGGAACTTGAAAAATATGAGA ATGCTAAAAAAGAATTAGAGAAATTGAAGGGTGGTGCTATATTGGATGCATACAAGCACAATCCATCCCCAATTAAACGGACCCGTCGGCCATCGATTCTGAG AAAGCGGGCTAAGCACAAGCATTCCTATCCGCTGATGGATTTTGAAAGTGGTGAGAATGGTAGTCCACTGAATCATAGCACACGAATAAAACCTAACGAAAATGTTGCATGGGAGGAGATGGATTTAGCCG GTTCATTAGCTGAGGAAGTGAATGTTGGAGATTTTGATGAACTGCTGTCTCTAAGTACTGAATGTCTAGAAGGTGATGGGGCGGTCACTCATGTACAGAAGTGTTTGAGGATGAAACCAATTGAACCAGAGAAATCTGACGTCCCAGAATTGCAAGGTATCCCTAAGGGTGACTGTTTGACAGACATAGATAATTTGTTAAAAGGGTTAATCAGTTCAACAGGTGTGAAGCATAGAAAGCGGGCAGAAGGGTCTATTCATTTTGCATCTCCAAAACCACCAAAAAGCCCTTTTACTTCAATTCTGGATTTGCATAAGAGAATTTTACATTCAAGTCCATCAAGCGATCCATTTTCAGCTCATGGTATCGATCAGTTGCCAGTGCCAAATCCTTCATCAGTTGAGAACCGAAACAAACAATCTGAGCTGGTTGACATGAGAGAGCAGATTACCGTTTCTAATGCGTTGAAGTCCCCTTTCATTGAACCAGACAGTATTGAAGTTGCAGTGATAGGTGGTTCATCTGATGTGGATATTAAAGAATTCAGTTATGCATCGAAAAGATCTGTGAGTGAAGATTCAAGTAAACATGATGCGAGAATTGATTTTGGCTCAAGTGGATCTCATGTTGGGCTTGAGGATAACATTGGAGGGAGTAACATGCATAAAAGGGTTATAAATGATACATCACATAGCCCTGGTGCCAATACGGATGCTTGGGACAATGGGGACAAGGGAGACAATGACGGGGATGAG ATACAGGTCGAAAATGAACATGAGGAAGCAGTGGCTAGTGCGGAGCCTGTACTGAATGTGGCAGATTCAACTTTAGGAAAGGCAGGCAACACTCTGAATGACAATATGCACCCTGATGCTGATACTGATAATAGGGACAATGTGGCTAATGATGGGGACGAG ACCCAGGTGGAAGACAAACATGAGGAAGCAGTGGCTAGTGAGGAGCCTGAACTTAACGTGGCAGACTCAACTTTGGAGAATACAAGCAGCGCTCTGAATGAAAATATACAGATCAAAGAAAACTCACGCCCACGGATAAAATGGAAGAGCAGAGAAGTTTCTAGAAGGAAAAGTCTAGCAG GGGCTGGTACAACGTGGCAATCTGGTGTAAGGCGAAGCACGAGGATCAAGACTAGACCCTTGGAGTATTGGAAAGGGGAGCGGCTGTTATATGGACGTATACACGACA GTTTGGTTACAGTAATTGGGATTAAGTACGCCTCTCCAGAAAAGGATAATGGAAGAGGTCCTCTGAAGGTGAAGTCATTCGTCTCTGACGAATACAAAGAGCTTGTTGAGCTGGCAGCTTTGCATTGA
- the LOC103405517 gene encoding centromere protein C isoform X3 yields MNDAWNSDPVDPLLGFTGLALFHQSCKAIPDSSTSIPFDFHRDLQAIHSQFNSAASQVKLVDQVKNILSDTSKTLKSGNPQATKQKSEGVPEKASQPNMSLLLPFDINGLEYARNGKENFRGDAALVADQQAIHIRLKPMASQHSPSKPKDQVENIVSGTSEILEPGNRQALKQKNKVVPGKAAESPRQRRPALGLKRARFSMMPDSSQHETSLLPPFDAQKYTDPEELFKELEKYENAKKELEKLKGGAILDAYKHNPSPIKRTRRPSILRKRAKHKHSYPLMDFESGENGSPLNHSTRIKPNENVAWEEMDLAGSLAEEVNVGDFDELLSLSTECLEGDGAVTHVQKCLRMKPIEPEKSDVPELQGIPKGDCLTDIDNLLKGLISSTGVKHRKRAEGSIHFASPKPPKSPFTSILDLHKRILHSSPSSDPFSAHGIDQLPVPNPSSVENRNKQSELVDMREQITVSNALKSPFIEPDSIEVAVIGGSSDVDIKEFSYASKRSVSEDSSKHDARIDFGSSGSHVGLEDNIGGSNMHKRVINDTSHSPGANTDAWDNGDKGDNDGDEIQVENEHEEAVASAEPVLNVADSTLGKAGNTLNDNMHPDADTDNRDNVANDGDEVEDKHEEAVASEEPELNVADSTLENTSSALNENIQIKENSRPRIKWKSREVSRRKSLAGAGTTWQSGVRRSTRIKTRPLEYWKGERLLYGRIHDSLVTVIGIKYASPEKDNGRGPLKVKSFVSDEYKELVELAALH; encoded by the exons ATGAATGACGCTTGGAACTCCGATCCAGTGGATCCGCTGCTGGGTTTCACAGGCCTCGCCCTCTTCCACCAGAGCTGCAAGGCTATTCCAGACAGTTCAACTTCCATTCCATTTGATTTCCACCGCGACCTCCAAGCCATCCATTCCCAGTTCAACTCCGCG GCCTCACAAGTTAAACTTGTAGATCAGGTAAAAAACATTTTAAGTGATACTTCAAAAACTCTGAAGTCTGGTAATCCACAAGCAACAAAACAGAAAAGTGAAGGTGTTCCTGAAAAGGCTAG TCAACCTAATATGAGTTTGCTACTGCCTTTTGACATCAATGGGCTTGAGT ATGCTAGAAATGGAAAAGAGAATTTCAGGGGTGATGCTGCATTGGTTGCAGATCAGCAAGCTATCCATATCCGACTCAAGCCGATG GCCTCACAACATAGTCCAAGTAAACCTAAAGATCAAGTGGAAAACATTGTAAGTGGTACTTCAGAAATTCTGGAGCCTGGTAATCGACAGGCAttgaaacagaaaaataaagTTGTTCCCGGAAAGGCTGCGGAAAGTCCCCGACAGAGAAGACCAGCCTTGGGTCTTAAACGTGCTCGGTTTTCTATGATGCCTGATTCCAG TCAACATGAAACGAGCTTGCTACCACCTTTTGATGCCCAAAAATATACAGACCCAGAAGAATTGTTCAAGGAACTTGAAAAATATGAGA ATGCTAAAAAAGAATTAGAGAAATTGAAGGGTGGTGCTATATTGGATGCATACAAGCACAATCCATCCCCAATTAAACGGACCCGTCGGCCATCGATTCTGAG AAAGCGGGCTAAGCACAAGCATTCCTATCCGCTGATGGATTTTGAAAGTGGTGAGAATGGTAGTCCACTGAATCATAGCACACGAATAAAACCTAACGAAAATGTTGCATGGGAGGAGATGGATTTAGCCG GTTCATTAGCTGAGGAAGTGAATGTTGGAGATTTTGATGAACTGCTGTCTCTAAGTACTGAATGTCTAGAAGGTGATGGGGCGGTCACTCATGTACAGAAGTGTTTGAGGATGAAACCAATTGAACCAGAGAAATCTGACGTCCCAGAATTGCAAGGTATCCCTAAGGGTGACTGTTTGACAGACATAGATAATTTGTTAAAAGGGTTAATCAGTTCAACAGGTGTGAAGCATAGAAAGCGGGCAGAAGGGTCTATTCATTTTGCATCTCCAAAACCACCAAAAAGCCCTTTTACTTCAATTCTGGATTTGCATAAGAGAATTTTACATTCAAGTCCATCAAGCGATCCATTTTCAGCTCATGGTATCGATCAGTTGCCAGTGCCAAATCCTTCATCAGTTGAGAACCGAAACAAACAATCTGAGCTGGTTGACATGAGAGAGCAGATTACCGTTTCTAATGCGTTGAAGTCCCCTTTCATTGAACCAGACAGTATTGAAGTTGCAGTGATAGGTGGTTCATCTGATGTGGATATTAAAGAATTCAGTTATGCATCGAAAAGATCTGTGAGTGAAGATTCAAGTAAACATGATGCGAGAATTGATTTTGGCTCAAGTGGATCTCATGTTGGGCTTGAGGATAACATTGGAGGGAGTAACATGCATAAAAGGGTTATAAATGATACATCACATAGCCCTGGTGCCAATACGGATGCTTGGGACAATGGGGACAAGGGAGACAATGACGGGGATGAG ATACAGGTCGAAAATGAACATGAGGAAGCAGTGGCTAGTGCGGAGCCTGTACTGAATGTGGCAGATTCAACTTTAGGAAAGGCAGGCAACACTCTGAATGACAATATGCACCCTGATGCTGATACTGATAATAGGGACAATGTGGCTAATGATGGGGACGAG GTGGAAGACAAACATGAGGAAGCAGTGGCTAGTGAGGAGCCTGAACTTAACGTGGCAGACTCAACTTTGGAGAATACAAGCAGCGCTCTGAATGAAAATATACAGATCAAAGAAAACTCACGCCCACGGATAAAATGGAAGAGCAGAGAAGTTTCTAGAAGGAAAAGTCTAGCAG GGGCTGGTACAACGTGGCAATCTGGTGTAAGGCGAAGCACGAGGATCAAGACTAGACCCTTGGAGTATTGGAAAGGGGAGCGGCTGTTATATGGACGTATACACGACA GTTTGGTTACAGTAATTGGGATTAAGTACGCCTCTCCAGAAAAGGATAATGGAAGAGGTCCTCTGAAGGTGAAGTCATTCGTCTCTGACGAATACAAAGAGCTTGTTGAGCTGGCAGCTTTGCATTGA
- the LOC103405499 gene encoding DNA-repair protein XRCC1 produces the protein MSHSKGSQGNGSDKAGKRSLPSWISSRDNESESPEKKLTGAAEGEESNEEGKPGVARGRGGTPSKDIKKSSASSSGTANFSKLMEGVVFVLSGFVNPERSNLRSQALEMGAEYQPDWSSDCTLLVCAFPNTPKFRQVEADCGTIVSKDWISECYAQKKLVDIESYLMNAGKPWRKSSVSHQNSQDKKVSRPSKSKKQDGETPLKPTAPATSKIKASNTVKECFSPSKVKKWAVDDLNKTISWLESQEEKPEPDEIKQIAAEGILTCLQDAIEFLEQKQDVRKITEQWNFIPRVVEELAKLEGIGNNSAAVSKEDLCKQAVDCKQIYEAELNGFGDESSKKKPKVERQERDTGKTEGICSGAAGYDSDDTIEMTEEEIDHAYNNVASKIANAV, from the exons ATGTCTCATTCGAAAGGGAGCCAGGGTAATGGTTCTGATAAGGCCGGGAAGCGAAGCCTTCCTTCGTGGATTAGTTCAAGAGACAATGAGAGTGAGTCTCCTGAAAAGAAATTAACTGGGGCTGCTGAAGGTGAAGAAAGCAATGAGGAAGGAAAGCCAGGGGTAGCCAGGGGACGCGGGGGTACGCCTTCTAAGGACATCAAGAAATCTTCTGCATCCAGTTCCGGAACTGCAAACTTTTCCAAACTCATG GAAGGAGTAGTGTTTGTGCTGTCTGGGTTTGTTAATCCTGAGCGCAGCAATTTGCGGTCACAGGCTTTGGAAATGGGAGCGGAATATCAGCCTGACTGGAGTTCAGATTGCACTCTCTTAGTTTGTGCATTTCCAAACACCCCAAAGTTTCGACAAGTTGAGGCAGATTGTGGAACTATAGTTTCAAAG GATTGGATATCAGAATGTTACGCCCAGAAGAAGCTTGTCGATATTGAAAGTTACCTTATGAATGCTGGAAAACCCTGGCGTAAAAGCAGTGTTTCCCATCAAAACAGCCAAG ACAAAAAAGTATCCCGACCTAGTAAATCTAAGAAGCAAGATGGAGAAACACCATTGAAACCAACTGCCCCAGCAACTTCAAAG ATAAAAGCTTCTAATACTGTTAAAGAGTGCTTTTCTCCTTCTAAAGTGAAGAAGTGGGCCGTTGATGATTTGAATAAGACAATATCGTGGCTGGAGAGTCAAGAAGAAAAG CCAGAGCCAGATGAGATAAAGCAAATAGCAGCTGAAGGGATTTTAACTTGTTTACAAGATGCAATAGAATTTCTTGAACAAAAACAG GATGTCCGGAAAATAACTGAGCAGTGGAATTTCATCCCTCGTGTAGTCGAAGAGTTGGCAAAGCTCGAGGGCATCGGAAATAACTCTGCGGCAGTATCCAAGGAAGATCTCTGCAAACAGGCTGTGGACTGTAAACAAATTTACGAGGCGGAACTTAATGGTTTTGGTGATGAGTCCtcaaagaaaaaaccaaaggtGGAAAGACAAGAGAGGGACACTGGGAAAACTGAAGGTATATGCAGTGGTGCAGCAGGATACGACAGTGATGATACAATTGAGATGACAGAGGAGGAAATAGACCATGCATATAATAATGTAGCTTCTAAGATCGCTAATGCTGTTTAA
- the LOC103405517 gene encoding centromere protein C isoform X4: protein MNDAWNSDPVDPLLGFTGLALFHQSCKAIPDSSTSIPFDFHRDLQAIHSQFNSAASQVKLVDQVKNILSDTSKTLKSGNPQATKQKSEGVPEKASQPNMSLLLPFDINGLEYARNGKENFRGDAALVADQQAIHIRLKPMASQHSPSKPKDQVENIVSGTSEILEPGNRQALKQKNKVVPGKAAESPRQRRPALGLKRARFSMMPDSSQHETSLLPPFDAQKYTDPEELFKELEKYENAKKELEKLKGGAILDAYKHNPSPIKRTRRPSILRKRAKHKHSYPLMDFESGENGSPLNHSTRIKPNENVAWEEMDLAGSLAEEVNVGDFDELLSLSTECLEGDGAVTHVQKCLRMKPIEPEKSDVPELQGIPKGDCLTDIDNLLKGLISSTGVKHRKRAEGSIHFASPKPPKSPFTSILDLHKRILHSSPSSDPFSAHGIDQLPVPNPSSVENRNKQSELVDMREQITVSNALKSPFIEPDSIEVAVIGGSSDVDIKEFSYASKRSVSEDSSKHDARIDFGSSGSHVGLEDNIGGSNMHKRVINDTSHSPGANTDAWDNGDKGDNDGDEVENEHEEAVASAEPVLNVADSTLGKAGNTLNDNMHPDADTDNRDNVANDGDEVEDKHEEAVASEEPELNVADSTLENTSSALNENIQIKENSRPRIKWKSREVSRRKSLAGAGTTWQSGVRRSTRIKTRPLEYWKGERLLYGRIHDSLVTVIGIKYASPEKDNGRGPLKVKSFVSDEYKELVELAALH, encoded by the exons ATGAATGACGCTTGGAACTCCGATCCAGTGGATCCGCTGCTGGGTTTCACAGGCCTCGCCCTCTTCCACCAGAGCTGCAAGGCTATTCCAGACAGTTCAACTTCCATTCCATTTGATTTCCACCGCGACCTCCAAGCCATCCATTCCCAGTTCAACTCCGCG GCCTCACAAGTTAAACTTGTAGATCAGGTAAAAAACATTTTAAGTGATACTTCAAAAACTCTGAAGTCTGGTAATCCACAAGCAACAAAACAGAAAAGTGAAGGTGTTCCTGAAAAGGCTAG TCAACCTAATATGAGTTTGCTACTGCCTTTTGACATCAATGGGCTTGAGT ATGCTAGAAATGGAAAAGAGAATTTCAGGGGTGATGCTGCATTGGTTGCAGATCAGCAAGCTATCCATATCCGACTCAAGCCGATG GCCTCACAACATAGTCCAAGTAAACCTAAAGATCAAGTGGAAAACATTGTAAGTGGTACTTCAGAAATTCTGGAGCCTGGTAATCGACAGGCAttgaaacagaaaaataaagTTGTTCCCGGAAAGGCTGCGGAAAGTCCCCGACAGAGAAGACCAGCCTTGGGTCTTAAACGTGCTCGGTTTTCTATGATGCCTGATTCCAG TCAACATGAAACGAGCTTGCTACCACCTTTTGATGCCCAAAAATATACAGACCCAGAAGAATTGTTCAAGGAACTTGAAAAATATGAGA ATGCTAAAAAAGAATTAGAGAAATTGAAGGGTGGTGCTATATTGGATGCATACAAGCACAATCCATCCCCAATTAAACGGACCCGTCGGCCATCGATTCTGAG AAAGCGGGCTAAGCACAAGCATTCCTATCCGCTGATGGATTTTGAAAGTGGTGAGAATGGTAGTCCACTGAATCATAGCACACGAATAAAACCTAACGAAAATGTTGCATGGGAGGAGATGGATTTAGCCG GTTCATTAGCTGAGGAAGTGAATGTTGGAGATTTTGATGAACTGCTGTCTCTAAGTACTGAATGTCTAGAAGGTGATGGGGCGGTCACTCATGTACAGAAGTGTTTGAGGATGAAACCAATTGAACCAGAGAAATCTGACGTCCCAGAATTGCAAGGTATCCCTAAGGGTGACTGTTTGACAGACATAGATAATTTGTTAAAAGGGTTAATCAGTTCAACAGGTGTGAAGCATAGAAAGCGGGCAGAAGGGTCTATTCATTTTGCATCTCCAAAACCACCAAAAAGCCCTTTTACTTCAATTCTGGATTTGCATAAGAGAATTTTACATTCAAGTCCATCAAGCGATCCATTTTCAGCTCATGGTATCGATCAGTTGCCAGTGCCAAATCCTTCATCAGTTGAGAACCGAAACAAACAATCTGAGCTGGTTGACATGAGAGAGCAGATTACCGTTTCTAATGCGTTGAAGTCCCCTTTCATTGAACCAGACAGTATTGAAGTTGCAGTGATAGGTGGTTCATCTGATGTGGATATTAAAGAATTCAGTTATGCATCGAAAAGATCTGTGAGTGAAGATTCAAGTAAACATGATGCGAGAATTGATTTTGGCTCAAGTGGATCTCATGTTGGGCTTGAGGATAACATTGGAGGGAGTAACATGCATAAAAGGGTTATAAATGATACATCACATAGCCCTGGTGCCAATACGGATGCTTGGGACAATGGGGACAAGGGAGACAATGACGGGGATGAG GTCGAAAATGAACATGAGGAAGCAGTGGCTAGTGCGGAGCCTGTACTGAATGTGGCAGATTCAACTTTAGGAAAGGCAGGCAACACTCTGAATGACAATATGCACCCTGATGCTGATACTGATAATAGGGACAATGTGGCTAATGATGGGGACGAG GTGGAAGACAAACATGAGGAAGCAGTGGCTAGTGAGGAGCCTGAACTTAACGTGGCAGACTCAACTTTGGAGAATACAAGCAGCGCTCTGAATGAAAATATACAGATCAAAGAAAACTCACGCCCACGGATAAAATGGAAGAGCAGAGAAGTTTCTAGAAGGAAAAGTCTAGCAG GGGCTGGTACAACGTGGCAATCTGGTGTAAGGCGAAGCACGAGGATCAAGACTAGACCCTTGGAGTATTGGAAAGGGGAGCGGCTGTTATATGGACGTATACACGACA GTTTGGTTACAGTAATTGGGATTAAGTACGCCTCTCCAGAAAAGGATAATGGAAGAGGTCCTCTGAAGGTGAAGTCATTCGTCTCTGACGAATACAAAGAGCTTGTTGAGCTGGCAGCTTTGCATTGA
- the LOC103405517 gene encoding centromere protein C isoform X2, with amino-acid sequence MNDAWNSDPVDPLLGFTGLALFHQSCKAIPDSSTSIPFDFHRDLQAIHSQFNSAASQVKLVDQVKNILSDTSKTLKSGNPQATKQKSEGVPEKASQPNMSLLLPFDINGLEYARNGKENFRGDAALVADQQAIHIRLKPMASQHSPSKPKDQVENIVSGTSEILEPGNRQALKQKNKVVPGKAAESPRQRRPALGLKRARFSMMPDSSQHETSLLPPFDAQKYTDPEELFKELEKYENAKKELEKLKGGAILDAYKHNPSPIKRTRRPSILRKRAKHKHSYPLMDFESGENGSPLNHSTRIKPNENVAWEEMDLAGSLAEEVNVGDFDELLSLSTECLEGDGAVTHVQKCLRMKPIEPEKSDVPELQGIPKGDCLTDIDNLLKGLISSTGVKHRKRAEGSIHFASPKPPKSPFTSILDLHKRILHSSPSSDPFSAHGIDQLPVPNPSSVENRNKQSELVDMREQITVSNALKSPFIEPDSIEVAVIGGSSDVDIKEFSYASKRSVSEDSSKHDARIDFGSSGSHVGLEDNIGGSNMHKRVINDTSHSPGANTDAWDNGDKGDNDGDEVENEHEEAVASAEPVLNVADSTLGKAGNTLNDNMHPDADTDNRDNVANDGDETQVEDKHEEAVASEEPELNVADSTLENTSSALNENIQIKENSRPRIKWKSREVSRRKSLAGAGTTWQSGVRRSTRIKTRPLEYWKGERLLYGRIHDSLVTVIGIKYASPEKDNGRGPLKVKSFVSDEYKELVELAALH; translated from the exons ATGAATGACGCTTGGAACTCCGATCCAGTGGATCCGCTGCTGGGTTTCACAGGCCTCGCCCTCTTCCACCAGAGCTGCAAGGCTATTCCAGACAGTTCAACTTCCATTCCATTTGATTTCCACCGCGACCTCCAAGCCATCCATTCCCAGTTCAACTCCGCG GCCTCACAAGTTAAACTTGTAGATCAGGTAAAAAACATTTTAAGTGATACTTCAAAAACTCTGAAGTCTGGTAATCCACAAGCAACAAAACAGAAAAGTGAAGGTGTTCCTGAAAAGGCTAG TCAACCTAATATGAGTTTGCTACTGCCTTTTGACATCAATGGGCTTGAGT ATGCTAGAAATGGAAAAGAGAATTTCAGGGGTGATGCTGCATTGGTTGCAGATCAGCAAGCTATCCATATCCGACTCAAGCCGATG GCCTCACAACATAGTCCAAGTAAACCTAAAGATCAAGTGGAAAACATTGTAAGTGGTACTTCAGAAATTCTGGAGCCTGGTAATCGACAGGCAttgaaacagaaaaataaagTTGTTCCCGGAAAGGCTGCGGAAAGTCCCCGACAGAGAAGACCAGCCTTGGGTCTTAAACGTGCTCGGTTTTCTATGATGCCTGATTCCAG TCAACATGAAACGAGCTTGCTACCACCTTTTGATGCCCAAAAATATACAGACCCAGAAGAATTGTTCAAGGAACTTGAAAAATATGAGA ATGCTAAAAAAGAATTAGAGAAATTGAAGGGTGGTGCTATATTGGATGCATACAAGCACAATCCATCCCCAATTAAACGGACCCGTCGGCCATCGATTCTGAG AAAGCGGGCTAAGCACAAGCATTCCTATCCGCTGATGGATTTTGAAAGTGGTGAGAATGGTAGTCCACTGAATCATAGCACACGAATAAAACCTAACGAAAATGTTGCATGGGAGGAGATGGATTTAGCCG GTTCATTAGCTGAGGAAGTGAATGTTGGAGATTTTGATGAACTGCTGTCTCTAAGTACTGAATGTCTAGAAGGTGATGGGGCGGTCACTCATGTACAGAAGTGTTTGAGGATGAAACCAATTGAACCAGAGAAATCTGACGTCCCAGAATTGCAAGGTATCCCTAAGGGTGACTGTTTGACAGACATAGATAATTTGTTAAAAGGGTTAATCAGTTCAACAGGTGTGAAGCATAGAAAGCGGGCAGAAGGGTCTATTCATTTTGCATCTCCAAAACCACCAAAAAGCCCTTTTACTTCAATTCTGGATTTGCATAAGAGAATTTTACATTCAAGTCCATCAAGCGATCCATTTTCAGCTCATGGTATCGATCAGTTGCCAGTGCCAAATCCTTCATCAGTTGAGAACCGAAACAAACAATCTGAGCTGGTTGACATGAGAGAGCAGATTACCGTTTCTAATGCGTTGAAGTCCCCTTTCATTGAACCAGACAGTATTGAAGTTGCAGTGATAGGTGGTTCATCTGATGTGGATATTAAAGAATTCAGTTATGCATCGAAAAGATCTGTGAGTGAAGATTCAAGTAAACATGATGCGAGAATTGATTTTGGCTCAAGTGGATCTCATGTTGGGCTTGAGGATAACATTGGAGGGAGTAACATGCATAAAAGGGTTATAAATGATACATCACATAGCCCTGGTGCCAATACGGATGCTTGGGACAATGGGGACAAGGGAGACAATGACGGGGATGAG GTCGAAAATGAACATGAGGAAGCAGTGGCTAGTGCGGAGCCTGTACTGAATGTGGCAGATTCAACTTTAGGAAAGGCAGGCAACACTCTGAATGACAATATGCACCCTGATGCTGATACTGATAATAGGGACAATGTGGCTAATGATGGGGACGAG ACCCAGGTGGAAGACAAACATGAGGAAGCAGTGGCTAGTGAGGAGCCTGAACTTAACGTGGCAGACTCAACTTTGGAGAATACAAGCAGCGCTCTGAATGAAAATATACAGATCAAAGAAAACTCACGCCCACGGATAAAATGGAAGAGCAGAGAAGTTTCTAGAAGGAAAAGTCTAGCAG GGGCTGGTACAACGTGGCAATCTGGTGTAAGGCGAAGCACGAGGATCAAGACTAGACCCTTGGAGTATTGGAAAGGGGAGCGGCTGTTATATGGACGTATACACGACA GTTTGGTTACAGTAATTGGGATTAAGTACGCCTCTCCAGAAAAGGATAATGGAAGAGGTCCTCTGAAGGTGAAGTCATTCGTCTCTGACGAATACAAAGAGCTTGTTGAGCTGGCAGCTTTGCATTGA